The window TAATTTTTCCCTATATATACGATTGATTATTAAATATGATTGAAcacaatttgaatttgaaaataaaaattatacatgttatataaagaTAGCCTGCAAAGGCAGTCCTGTATTACTGTATATTTGTTTAGTCTGTATGTTGTTTTATAcaaataataagttttttttttaatttggaatttGATTTCATCGGCACTTTGTATATATTGCTATGCGGTATAGGTTTTGATAATTGTAAAGAAGGACAAATATACTAGAGGGGCAGccaaactaataaatcgaaaataaactgacaacgtcttagccaaaaatgaaaaagacaaacagacaaacaatattacacacgacaccatatagaaaactaaagaataagcaacacgaaccccaccaaacactaggATTGTAAAAGTCTGTACGACAACCCTCAGTTGCTAATATTTACGTCATGTTGGTCTACAGTGAACAGTTGTTTTACTTGCAATCATACATCATCTACTTATGGTTTATCACTACAATGCACTAGGTCATTTCAAATGCCATTTTtacatcgtactttatttggacctttcaacttttttttctattcgaGCGGTCCTGATGTGTCTTTGAGACAAAACGCAAATACAAAACTTGCAACAAAAGTGTTTCGATATTTCATCACTCGAGATTATTAACTTTATATATTAAAAGCGCAATATATCGTACATGTCGTAGTAGACACAAGTTACAGTCACTATTATTGTAGCATGTGTTTCTCTAACGAATTTTATCTTTCATTTCAAGAGATTAACAGAAAGTAGTGCCCTTTATACATCCCATGTGTGACGTCATCAGGTATAGTCAGCTTCTTTTAaggacgtcacaataggaaattcagcaAAACTCAGGGAAAGTTATTGTCAAAAATTaatttcgaccaatcatttgctgagaaTTAGTAacgagaaatatttttttcagaaatgtgaaaatagaacACAAATTCAAAAAAGTGTATTCAATGACAACTGATTGTCCTTGCAACTATATTTGACTACATGTTAAGTTAATTGTAATTGAactcattttttattattatttccagCTGTAACAGTTGTACTTTGGCATCGATATCGAACGTATGGGAATTTTCCAATTAGATTAAAACAACACTCTACAGGTAAAAACAGAAATATAGTTCAATACCCTATTGCATAATACAAATATAAGTTCCCTTTGCAGACATTTGACATAAATTTTACAGCTGGTCATCACGAATGGTTTATTAACCGATTAGGAACACGCATAATCATTGTAGTAACAAAAAACAGCTCAGAACTTATACAGTTCCTTTTTATGATGTGTGTGTCCTTCTACTTATTCAATCTTAATAATAAAGTTATTGTTCTATTTTCTGCTTGACtgtatcttaacatacctttcagTATGATTGAAACGTCAATGACATGTAGATATTATAACACTAAAATATAGTCTATGCTATACATCTGCTGTATATGTCTGAGGCAAAGATGACCTTATACATTGGTATAgtatgtaattgtttttttttgaattttgggaaTTCAGTGCTTTTCAACTTGATATTAAAACCTAACATTCCCCTTGTTTATATTCAATGCTTGATATTAGGCTAACAACGCCTTTTTTACTATTATACTGTACATATATGATAATCGTTATTTTTGTGTTACATTAATATCACATGAAGTAAAAGGGtctggttcattttttttatataatgttagGAACATAAGGAAGGACAAATTACCTCATGTATTTACACCCAAAATTGTTCCAAATTATTGAATGTCGAAAAAAAACTTTTGGGATACTTGATCTGTAAACTAGTTATTTCCAATCAGAATAAGTCTGATACGTATTCAAACTACATGACATCAGCCATCGCGCGACGAGGAAACTCTTGACATTAAATCTTATGCCAAACATATTTCTCATAAACTGTTCTTTTCATGGTCATCAATAATTTACAAAAAGTTTCTGATTGCACCAGTAGATAAATTACATTTGAGGGTTCACAATTTCAGATATTCAATTGTACTACGGGccatttttgttaaatatgtatTGCATATTATAGATTTTCTGAAGCAGGTCACTGATATCAAAAgtcatttttaaatgattttgtttgatgtggttgatttttttattaagcaACTACCTTCCTCCCTAATCAAAGAAATGAATGTTACACAGCACAATATGACTAATCGACCTCAGTAGATGGAAATTGCCTGAATCGCTAAGCCAAAACATATTTCAACCAAAAATAAAAGATGCATAAATGACAAAGTTTCGGTTCTAGAAAACTTGCAGTTAAAAATAGACTCACATTTACATGCTTGTCCTGAATATGTATAAAATGTAAGTGCACTCAACGTATCTGTTATGTTTTCAAATGCAGTGGAAAAACCACCGAAAGACATTGAGGACAGAGTTGGCAATACAAATTCCACAATTACAGCAGACGACAAAAATGGTGTTGGAATTAAAAGCAACGTTATCGATGAAGCAACCCCGATACGGAATAACAAAAATGGCAAACACGAAAGTGATTTAGAGGAGGTTTCAACTGATGCTAAAGGTATGTATAACAGAATCGAATGTAATAACACTACTTAGTGATAAGTAAGTAAAATGCACACTGGATATCAATACATTCCTGAAACATGCGTCCTGCACAAAGAACACACTGATAATGATATAAAGACTTCCACGATAGCAATATGACAATTCAGACATTTTCATCATTGGATATCGTACTTTTCACCATTTCTTTCAAACGTTCAGTTTTTCATGTTCATGTTCATGGGGTTACTGAGATGTTTGGTTTGAAATTACGATTGGTTTACTTGAATTCAAACACTAATTAACTTTGATTGAAACTCCATTTTTTATTGAGCTTGTTTTGATATCTTAACCACATCTTGAACTAATAAGCATGTGTTAAACAATACTATTTAATCTTATCAATTGATATCATTCTTACCATCACATGGCTCTCTGAATGCAATACCTCCATATCCCAATTATTTTCAACAAATTCTCCGACTGTCTGAAATGAACTGttataaataaaggtaacagtagtataccgcttttcgaaactcgtaaatcgatagagagaaaaaatccgggttacaaactgaagtAAACATAAATGCATAGGaaatattaaattgaaatatGATCGTATCGAAAGACAAATTCCCTTATTAATtcactttttaatttttgcgagtttttttttataacctttaaGTTAGCCATTCGTCCAAACAATGATATTTGTGTTTGTCAAGTACAATTGCTTTTAATTTTGCAGTTCATCGTAACTGAATGTAATGTTATACTATACTACAAAGTATCCTGCATTTGTTGTATATATACATCACGGTACACGTTGCACAGTAATAaaacattcattcattcattcattcattcattcattcattcattcattcatttatttatttattcattcattcattcattcatttattcattcattcattcattcattcatttattcattcattcattcattcatgcattcattcattcattcacttCACTTAATTTTACCGTTAACGGTAAACATTGAAatatattattacttttactttgATTTCTTGTGAATCATAGACACAATAGCCTTCTAAAGACCTGAATTGCTTACTTGTGAATAATGTCCAGaattgctgatatttttttttcacattcaaATTACGAAGGGACAGCgaaatctttgttttatttttataagccGTTATGTATCATTCAGAAGAAGTGAATACAATTTTGACATGAAATTTATCTTAAAGATCATGTTAAAGTATAATGTAAAAAGGGGAGAGGTCTCGAATACAATAAGATACTAGCTAATGAAATTCTACATTTTGTTGAATAAGAGTTAAGACGCTCTCATTTTGAAtgcattttaaatactttttaagtaaataaatcaattatattATTTGGTCAACTCTGTAAAAAAGCTACCAAATTCTATTTCCGGGGATGTAAAACGACATTAATTGTTAATGAGGATCTTGCATATTCATCTTTATTTATCATAATGTTCAAAATTTGACAACAGCCATGTTCACTTATACATTATTTGCTTTTAACTTTTTGTTTCGCTTTTGAATGACTACATAATTGTCATGCAAGCCCATGTAACCATTAGGAAAAGGACTTTATTTTAAGACCGACAATTGACATATCAGACCACTACTCTTGTATCTACAAACTTACGAACATGTGGCTAGTGAGTTGAGACCCACATATTTGGTATCAGTTTTCCTTCTATTAAACCTGTCAAATCTTGATAAAAATCGGGAAAGGTTGGTTGGGATACATAGAGATATAAGAAgtgaaaattttaataagaatgataaagtttttgtaaaaatgtattaaattctCCTAGATTCATCCTGACGATGAATTGACTAACTGGTCACTTTTATGCTTTACTTTGACACTTTGGTATTGCATGTATTCATTTTCGTATCTTAATGAGGATATTCAAGTGTTTACTGCTCGTAAATCATGGTGAACCTGAGATTATTGACGATTTCAAACCACACTCAAATTCAACTCTCAATAGCAACATACCCTTCTATGCCATCGTATGGGTTAACATATTTTAACTGATACGTGACGCTAGTGTATTTTCATGTTATAGGAACTTCATTATCACAGGAATGTTCCTTACACATAAACATATTCAGTAGTCTCGAAAAACTATGTTGAAGGGAGCAATGTTTTGTGTACGAATCCCGGCTGGGCTAAACTTAACTTAcacaatcaatatttataccttCTCCTCTATGCAAGTGGTATTCAGAAGTAAAAGTTAAATGTTGTACAAGTTATAGTCGACATCCACTTTGGTTTGACTGACACGATATCTTTGTGTCTCAACTCATTAGTAACGTGTTTTCGTGACCTTATATCTTTAGATAACTGTATATACTGAATTTTTCCGCGTGTGTCCTATTCCTGATTGTGACATTTTGGCTGAGTGTGGATTTGCATGGATAAAACATAAAAGTGAATTAATGCGTATTAAATAAGCAGTCGTTTTAAAGTGTaccaatttacaaaatatatcacTGTGTTTCATTTATTTATACAGAAGAATAGAACCTTTTCCATAATTCTATTAAAATATCGATGGCAAATGAATGATACACggtattattatttgtttttaatgtttaagCAAGTGCTTTTATTTTCATACTTTCTCTATAGATTTTCAACAAGAAACACTCCAAGAATGGACCATCAAACTTCATAAATTTGTTATTACAAGAGCCACAAAGGAAATATATGATGGCACTTTGGAGGAAAATATAATTGTCATAGCAGGACCAACTGGTGTTGGAAAATCAGCTAATGCTTATCACGTTGCATTCAGATTGAAAAAAGAAGGTGTTTATACGATTATACCAGCCAGACAACCAGCTGacattataaaatatcatatacCAGGATCAAAACAAGTGTTTATCATTGACAATTTTATCGGAGAGTATGGCGTGGATGAGACTAATGTACTTTTGTGGGAAAAACATGGACCAACATTGAAGAAGATTTTTCGAAAAAGCAATGAAACGAAACTCATCCTTACAAGCAGAACCTATATTTGGCAACCAGAACAACAACAATGCATGAGTATATTGTCACCCTACACATGCGACTTTTTGGCAAACGAACTTACACTAGTATTGGAAGAGAGACGGGCTATTTGCAAATCTTATCTCAAACCAACCGAGGAAGCCAGATTACACGATGACATGATTATGATGTATACTTTCTTTCCGTATTTGTGCTTCTTCTACTCAACTTCGAAAGATTACAATGTAAACCATGTATTCACAGCTCCTTCACAGATTATAGAAGacgaaataaataattttaagagAAAGTCAGAAGTAACCTATTTTGCGTTGGCTGTTCTTGCAATCAAGCAGAAGATTCCACAAAACTTCCTTACTATAGACAATCATGACTCTAATGAGTTATTACAGGATATGTTTCATGAATCCGCTTTTCTTCAGTATCCATCCAAAAAACGTCTGATGTCTTCTTTACATGGTCTGTCAGGATCATTTGTAAAACAAGACATTGATGGAGTTGTATTTGTTCATGACACTATGCAAAATATCGTTCTGTTTTGCATTGcaaaaacatttatgaaaacGGTAATTAAGTATTGTAAATCTGAAGTACTACTGAATCATATTTGTTTAGATTGTATGGACACAGAACAAGATGTCCTCGCCATAAAGGTTCCAACAGAACATCAAGAAACATATTTTAGACGTCTTTTTTTGGAGTTAAACAAAGGCTATATTTCCGCCGTTTTTACAAACCAGCAGACTAAATGTGAAACATTTAGATGCATGTTTCTCAAATACTTACAAGAACATTTAAAAGATTTGCACATCAATAAGACACAAAAAGGGATGGCGATGCAGGTTGTTTCAACGAATGGATATCGggaatttgtttcattttttctaCAAGACAAAATCATGGCAAATATTAAAGACTCTGCTGGTAATACCCCGCTCCACACAGCATGTAAAAATGGACATATAGAAGTTGTAGCAGAATTGCttgaaaataattcagagattGATATTGCAAATACGGAGGGAATAAAACCAATTTTTTATGCATGTGAAAATAATCATCTAGAAATAGTAAAGTTGTTACTGACGACACGATGCAAAACAACAgtaaaaatagatgaaaaatatcAGTCAAAGGGAAAAAAAGGAGTATTGCACGTGGTTTCTGAGCATGGGTTTACAGACCTTGCCCTATTTTTGATGCAAATGAAGGCAGATGTAAATATTCAAGAGATTAAAGAACGTACACCACTGCACTTAGCATGTAAGACGGAATATTCTTCAATGGTTTCAGCTTTACTTAAGTATAAAGCAAAGATCAATGCAACAGATGCGTCAGATCGAACTCCCTTATATGTTGCATGCAGTGCAAATCAGAAAGAGATTGTAAAAATCTTGATCGACAATAAAGCTgatattaatataaaaactaaGACTGAAATGCGATCTCTGCATGCTGCATGTCAATACGGAAGTTTCGAGATTGTAAAACTACTTATAGAAAATGGTGCtaaattagaaaataaagaaaataaaagatgCGTTGTGCCCTTGCATCTAGCTTGTAAAAATGACAACGAAgatattgttaaatatttgattatatgCGGGTCATCAGTTAACCATAAAACTAGTAATGGCATAACTCCCTTGCATGTAGCTTGCAACAACGGCCATAATACAGTCGTTCAATTATTGCTCGGAAATGCAGCTATTGttaatgaaaaagataaaaatggATGGACAccactttttttttgttgtaaaaaaggCTTTAATACAATTGTTGAAAAACTATTGCAAGAAAAAGCAAACCCGAATATGTGTGATGAAGATAAAGTCACACCACTAATGATCGCTTGTACAGGGAGTAATACAGATGTTGTCAAATCTTTGTTGCATGCGAAGGCTAATGTAAACCATTGTGATACAAACAATTATACATCCCTTCACTTAGCTTGCAAATCGGACAATGTAGAGATTGTTGAATTATTATTAGAATATGGGGCTGATATTAATTTGTCAGGTAACAATTCCATCACCCCTCTGCATACAGCATGCATGAACAATTGTCCAAATGTGGTACTGAAATTGATCAATAATAAGGCGGATATCAATGCGCAGGATAAATACGGACATACACCAATAGTAATAGCAAGAATACACAACTATATTAACATTGAAGACATTTTACTTCGTTTTAAATCATCTGCCGATATATGTGACACAGAAGGAATATCTCCTCTACCAATTGCTGATAATTAAGAGAACAAAAGTAGTTTAACCTACTATGACAATGCATAACAAACAGTATAACTACTTCAGAATATGTTACACCATTCTgaattttagaatttaatataGTACGTTAACAGTTAGGATAATGTTCAAATTTAGAACAGGGTTTCAGCAAATAACTAAAATTTGATGTTTTATCAAGATTGACTGTTTCATGGTCACTTGTGTAATGTTTACTGACAAAAATACTACTGttagttataatattttttttacagaaaattttgcaGTATTTCAAGACTTTTAATTTTAGATATTTCGAAAAATATAACGATGTACTTTAACGATTTCGTAGTCCGAGTTGCAAAATGTAATGGAATGCAGAGTTGTATTTCTACTTTTACTTTGTAGTGACCATGGTTGTCCTATGTTTAACGTATATACAGTGAcatcaaatttttttaaagttattaaaaaaaaattaagacatgTTTATATAGTATACATATTTCTATTTTGGTTCCTTTTCATATTGAGATTACAATTTTTACTCATAGTCAATTTATTGACTGTTTgtgattcagattcagattcagacAGCTGTTCTGATGACTTCACAGTGTTAACCAGAAGAAAGCTGTTCCAGGTTTTCAGTATACACGAAAGAAATATTTTCGGGCGTATGCGTGTTCTGAAGGATATGATATGGTATGTGAGAGTGTGTGTGTAAGTTTTCTGACTGTCTGAGCAGTTTTGTAAGTCTGTAAATATGCGTCTTGTTAAATTAAAGCCAATTAGTATGTCATTTGTGTAAACAAAAACAGGCCCGAGACCAGAACAGACCATTCAGGCACTCTCTGACTTCACAATGACTTAAATCTCACTATCTAGGAGGACAGCTTTGGTACGACATACCGGCTTTGTGTTatagaattgagaaaaaaaatctactCAAAGACATTTGTTTTTCCTTGTATCCATTAGTGATTTAGTATGTGCGTAAGTAAATTATGAATaactatatataatttatcaaaatttcaaaataatccatgaaaagaacatttgcttgttttgaattttcaatataattgGTGTCATTATCTTTATATTCCAAATGAATAGATTCGATACGTCCGTGTACATTTACGCAAGAATTTGTCATTTTTATCTAAAAATAGATTTAGCAATTTGCTCTGTaaagagttatcaaaggtaccagaattttgattttatacgccagacgcgcgtttcgtgcaTACGACTTATCAGTGAAGaccatatcaaaatagttatataaagccaaacgattacaacatgtacaaaggagtatgtccggtaagggccgattttgtcCTCAAATTTCCGGTCCATCTGACAAATGATTTGGACACTTTTTAcacacttaagtgtctacttcattgattcaattagtttatgtgaaagattttaactgatttagtcattaaaaaacgctctgattgaagcttaaatatgacaaatatataaaatacgCCAAAagatgtcacttttcagattgtttttgtgaaaaaatgaaagtggccgcaacCGTGtgcatcctcaacctttatatatgttatgtaatatCATCAAATACGTACaccttacatttcaatattaagaatgaacacaaatgcggccattttcattttagacggaaaccgtctaaacttaaactaaaatgctaaaattgtgaagatttcagtaatttagcatgacttaatgatgctagtaccgaatatatgttcattgtattgtcaaaaacagatcatgtttatgtagcagaagcattgtACTTTCCCATAAATAacattacatttaaacaattttgtaaaactgctatattttgggccaAAAAGCGGTCTTATTGCACCTACTCCTTTGAGGAGTattgaggaccacaaattccaaaaaaattgtgccaaatacgcctaaggtaatatatgcctcgGATATGAATTGCTATAGATAATTGTTTAAATAAcagtaaacaaaatatttgaagtgatttctga of the Mytilus galloprovincialis chromosome 8, xbMytGall1.hap1.1, whole genome shotgun sequence genome contains:
- the LOC143042209 gene encoding uncharacterized protein LOC143042209, with amino-acid sequence MSILSPYTCDFLANELTLVLEERRAICKSYLKPTEEARLHDDMIMMYTFFPYLCFFYSTSKDYNVNHVFTAPSQIIEDEINNFKRKSEVTYFALAVLAIKQKIPQNFLTIDNHDSNELLQDMFHESAFLQYPSKKRLMSSLHGLSGSFVKQDIDGVVFVHDTMQNIVLFCIAKTFMKTVIKYCKSEVLLNHICLDCMDTEQDVLAIKVPTEHQETYFRRLFLELNKGYISAVFTNQQTKCETFRCMFLKYLQEHLKDLHINKTQKGMAMQVVSTNGYREFVSFFLQDKIMANIKDSAGNTPLHTACKNGHIEVVAELLENNSEIDIANTEGIKPIFYACENNHLEIVKLLLTTRCKTTVKIDEKYQSKGKKGVLHVVSEHGFTDLALFLMQMKADVNIQEIKERTPLHLACKTEYSSMVSALLKYKAKINATDASDRTPLYVACSANQKEIVKILIDNKADINIKTKTEMRSLHAACQYGSFEIVKLLIENGAKLENKENKRCVVPLHLACKNDNEDIVKYLIICGSSVNHKTSNGITPLHVACNNGHNTVVQLLLGNAAIVNEKDKNGWTPLFFCCKKGFNTIVEKLLQEKANPNMCDEDKVTPLMIACTGSNTDVVKSLLHAKANVNHCDTNNYTSLHLACKSDNVEIVELLLEYGADINLSGNNSITPLHTACMNNCPNVVLKLINNKADINAQDKYGHTPIVIARIHNYINIEDILLRFKSSADICDTEGISPLPIADN